One genomic region from Sorangium aterium encodes:
- a CDS encoding efflux RND transporter periplasmic adaptor subunit — protein MNHTTTTGRAQSLLLLLALAAAAAGCETRASASTAAETNGPKARVETAEVREQPMPRSIALTGTLRGDRETDLAANAVGRVVETFVERGAEVKKGDLLARLDVRAAALSAAEAQANAALTRAQEETAKRECERYGALLESGAISRVEHDRIADQCRSAPLSVAAASARARAAAQSVGDGQIRAPFDGVVAERFVDVGEYVRQDSRVVALVSKGAPRLRFTVPEASLAAVKTGGALTFTVPAYPGRSFAGTVRWIGAAVREATRDLVAEAEVQDPDGALRAGMFASVALATAEAPTPVVPRPAIVPRDGRAHLFAVVDHRIEERVVQTGVEKGDAVAVLRGVRAGEAIVINPSEALQNGQAVE, from the coding sequence TTGAACCACACCACGACGACAGGCCGCGCCCAGAGCCTCCTCCTTCTCCTCGCGCTCGCCGCCGCAGCGGCGGGCTGCGAGACCAGGGCCAGCGCCTCCACCGCCGCCGAGACGAACGGGCCGAAGGCCCGCGTCGAGACCGCGGAGGTGCGCGAGCAGCCCATGCCGCGCAGCATCGCGCTCACCGGCACGCTGCGCGGGGATCGGGAGACCGATCTCGCCGCCAACGCGGTCGGCCGCGTGGTGGAGACGTTCGTCGAGCGCGGCGCCGAGGTGAAGAAGGGCGACCTGCTCGCGCGCCTCGACGTCCGCGCCGCCGCGCTCTCCGCCGCGGAGGCGCAGGCGAACGCCGCGCTGACCCGCGCCCAGGAAGAGACGGCGAAGCGCGAGTGCGAGCGCTACGGGGCGCTGCTCGAGAGCGGCGCGATCTCGCGGGTCGAGCACGACCGGATCGCCGACCAGTGCCGGAGCGCCCCGCTCTCGGTCGCGGCCGCCTCCGCCCGCGCCCGCGCCGCCGCGCAGAGCGTCGGCGACGGGCAGATCCGCGCGCCGTTCGACGGGGTGGTCGCCGAGCGCTTCGTCGACGTCGGCGAGTACGTCCGCCAGGACTCCCGGGTCGTCGCGCTCGTCTCGAAGGGCGCGCCGCGCCTCCGGTTCACCGTGCCCGAGGCGAGCCTCGCAGCCGTCAAGACCGGCGGCGCGCTGACCTTCACCGTGCCGGCGTACCCGGGGCGCTCGTTCGCGGGCACGGTGCGCTGGATCGGCGCCGCGGTCCGCGAGGCCACGCGCGATCTCGTCGCCGAGGCCGAGGTGCAGGACCCCGACGGCGCGCTGCGGGCGGGCATGTTCGCGTCCGTCGCGCTCGCCACGGCCGAGGCGCCCACCCCGGTGGTGCCGAGGCCCGCCATCGTCCCGCGGGACGGGCGCGCGCACCTGTTCGCCGTCGTCGACCATCGGATCGAGGAGCGCGTCGTGCAGACCGGCGTGGAGAAGGGCGACGCCGTGGCCGTCCTCCGCGGCGTCCGCGCAGGGGAAGCGATCGTCATCAACCCGTCCGAGGCGCTCCAGAACGGCCAAGCCGTGGAGTGA
- a CDS encoding TetR/AcrR family transcriptional regulator yields the protein MQATTAKRTAKRGSAKTRALVRGEPVVRGILAATLEELASAGYRALRIEDVATRAGVNKTTVYRRWPTKEDLVRAALLSVTDEKIIPPNTGSLRGDLVALGRAIIEIQTSPVGQSLFHVFLSEGPDSELMTIARSLRAVQEAGIRAIIEAAVARGELAPSADPLLPCELLAAYLRHRMLADRTIVNEAQLAHVVDVILQGVLRPDRRKQI from the coding sequence ATGCAGGCGACGACGGCGAAGCGCACGGCGAAGCGAGGCTCCGCGAAGACGCGCGCGCTCGTGCGCGGCGAGCCTGTCGTGCGGGGCATCCTCGCCGCCACGCTGGAGGAGCTCGCCAGCGCGGGGTATCGCGCGCTCCGGATCGAGGACGTGGCGACGCGCGCGGGGGTCAACAAGACCACCGTCTACCGGCGCTGGCCGACGAAGGAGGATCTCGTGCGGGCCGCGCTCCTGTCGGTCACGGACGAGAAGATCATCCCGCCGAACACGGGCTCGCTCCGCGGGGACCTCGTCGCGCTCGGGCGCGCGATCATCGAGATCCAGACGTCGCCGGTGGGGCAGAGCCTCTTTCACGTGTTCCTGTCGGAGGGGCCCGACTCGGAGCTCATGACCATCGCCCGCTCGCTGCGCGCGGTCCAGGAGGCAGGGATCCGGGCCATCATCGAGGCCGCGGTCGCGCGCGGCGAGCTCGCGCCGAGCGCGGATCCGCTGCTGCCGTGCGAGCTGCTCGCGGCCTATCTCAGGCACCGGATGCTCGCGGACCGCACGATCGTGAACGAGGCCCAGCTCGCTCACGTCGTCGACGTGATCCTCCAGGGCGTGCTGCGCCCCGACAGGCGGAAGCAGATCTGA
- the zigA gene encoding zinc metallochaperone GTPase ZigA has product MTQKLPVTVLSGFLGAGKTTLLNHVLANRDSLRVAVIVNDMSEVNVDAALVRGGGAALRRVEERLVEMSNGCICCTLREDLLVEVARLAAEGRFDYLLIESTGISEPLPVAETFTFDDPATGKRLSEVARLDTLVTVVDSQRFLADWTSADDLRAREAALDGDDERTVADLLVEQIEFANVLVLNKADLVSDDEVERLTAMLLHLNPGARIISACRGRVDPREILGTGRFDFEEAARSPGWMRELRGEHVPETEEYGIESFVYRAERPMHPERLWAFLHGAAAWDGVLRSKGFFWLATRMDVTGAWSQAGGAASFEAAGLWYAALPEEERPEDDGPAAAWHPIWGDRRQEIVFIGVDMAREELTRGLDACLLTPDEMAAGPSAWSRFEDPFPAWEDAGEQESEAGPEQLLGS; this is encoded by the coding sequence GTGACGCAAAAGCTCCCTGTGACCGTGCTGTCCGGCTTCCTGGGCGCCGGCAAGACCACGCTGCTCAACCACGTCCTGGCGAACCGCGATTCGCTGCGCGTCGCCGTGATCGTCAACGACATGAGCGAGGTCAACGTCGACGCCGCGCTTGTGCGGGGCGGGGGCGCGGCGCTGCGCCGCGTGGAGGAGCGGCTCGTCGAGATGTCGAACGGCTGCATCTGCTGCACGCTCCGGGAGGATCTCCTTGTCGAGGTGGCTCGCCTGGCGGCCGAGGGGCGCTTCGACTACCTGCTGATCGAGTCGACGGGCATCTCGGAGCCGCTCCCGGTCGCCGAGACGTTCACCTTCGACGACCCGGCGACGGGCAAGCGCCTCTCGGAGGTCGCACGGCTCGACACGCTGGTCACCGTCGTCGATTCGCAGCGGTTCCTCGCCGACTGGACGAGCGCCGACGACCTGCGCGCGCGCGAGGCCGCGCTGGACGGCGACGACGAGCGCACGGTCGCGGATCTGCTCGTCGAGCAGATCGAGTTCGCGAACGTGCTCGTGCTCAACAAGGCGGATCTCGTGAGCGATGACGAGGTCGAGCGGCTCACGGCGATGCTTCTGCACCTGAACCCGGGCGCCAGGATCATCAGCGCTTGCCGCGGCCGGGTCGATCCTCGCGAGATCCTCGGCACCGGGCGCTTCGATTTCGAGGAAGCGGCGCGCTCGCCCGGCTGGATGCGGGAGCTGCGCGGGGAGCACGTCCCCGAGACCGAGGAGTACGGGATCGAGAGCTTCGTCTACCGCGCGGAGCGCCCGATGCACCCGGAGCGGCTCTGGGCCTTCCTCCACGGGGCGGCCGCCTGGGATGGAGTGCTCCGCTCCAAGGGGTTCTTCTGGCTGGCGACGCGCATGGACGTCACAGGCGCCTGGTCGCAGGCGGGCGGCGCCGCCTCGTTCGAGGCGGCGGGGCTCTGGTACGCGGCCTTGCCGGAGGAGGAGCGGCCGGAGGACGACGGGCCGGCCGCCGCGTGGCATCCAATCTGGGGCGACCGTCGGCAGGAGATCGTCTTCATCGGCGTCGACATGGCCCGAGAGGAGCTCACGCGCGGGCTCGACGCCTGCTTGCTCACGCCGGACGAGATGGCCGCGGGGCCCTCGGCGTGGAGCCGGTTCGAGGATCCCTTCCCGGCGTGGGAGGACGCGGGAGAACAGGAGAGCGAGGCTGGGCCGGAGCAGCTCCTCGGGTCGTGA
- a CDS encoding fumarylacetoacetate hydrolase family protein: MKLFRFAGGGGARLGIEDERGARHDLTAASPEAFASVASWLALPDPLGAVRDARARAAAHPLPPDVQLLAPIDGQEVWAAGVTYERSRAARKEESAGGGDFYDRVYEAERPELFFKATPRLVAGPGAPVRIRRDSSWNVPEPELSLVVSTAGRIVGYTAGNDVSSRSIEGDNPLYLPQAKVYDGCCALGPAIVLADEPGLDLRALSIELAIRRRGEAVFAGKTSTASMRRSPEELVAYLTRELSFPAGVVLMTGTGIVPPDSFTLEPDDLVEITIQGVGTLANPVSRG, translated from the coding sequence ATGAAGCTGTTTCGGTTTGCGGGCGGTGGCGGTGCTCGGCTCGGGATCGAGGACGAGCGGGGAGCGCGCCACGACCTCACGGCGGCATCCCCGGAGGCGTTCGCGTCCGTCGCCTCGTGGCTCGCCTTGCCGGATCCCCTCGGCGCGGTGCGCGACGCGCGCGCGCGCGCCGCGGCCCACCCCCTCCCGCCCGACGTCCAGCTGCTCGCCCCGATCGACGGGCAGGAAGTCTGGGCGGCGGGCGTCACCTACGAGCGCTCGCGCGCCGCGCGCAAAGAGGAGAGCGCCGGCGGCGGCGACTTCTACGACCGCGTGTACGAGGCCGAGCGCCCCGAGCTGTTCTTCAAGGCGACGCCCCGCCTGGTCGCCGGCCCGGGCGCGCCGGTGCGCATCCGGCGCGACTCGAGCTGGAACGTGCCCGAGCCGGAGCTCTCGCTCGTCGTGTCCACAGCGGGCCGCATCGTCGGCTACACGGCCGGCAACGACGTCTCGTCGCGGTCCATCGAGGGCGACAACCCCCTCTACCTGCCGCAGGCGAAGGTCTACGACGGCTGCTGCGCGCTCGGCCCCGCCATCGTGCTCGCGGACGAGCCCGGGCTCGACCTGCGCGCGCTCTCCATCGAGCTCGCGATCCGGCGCCGTGGCGAGGCGGTGTTCGCGGGGAAGACCTCGACCGCGAGCATGCGTCGCTCGCCAGAGGAGCTCGTCGCCTACCTCACGCGCGAGCTGAGCTTCCCGGCGGGCGTCGTCCTCATGACCGGGACCGGCATCGTCCCGCCGGACTCGTTCACCCTGGAGCCCGACGATCTCGTGGAGATCACGATCCAGGGCGTCGGCACGCTGGCGAACCCGGTATCTCGAGGTTGA
- a CDS encoding aldehyde dehydrogenase (NADP(+)) produces the protein MEFLAHDAATGEALGAYRDATAAEIDAAARAAAAAAPAFAGLAPEMRARFLETAADEIMALGDPLIQTAHRETGLPVARLEGERARTTGQLRLFAAVVREGSWVDARIDPALPDRKPLPRPDVRRVLRPIGPVAVFGASNFPLAFSVAGGDTASALAAGNPVVVKAHPAHPGTSELAASALRSAVQKAGLPAGVFGMVHGASPEVSLALVRHEAIQAVGFTGSSRAGRALCDAAAARPRPIPVFAEMSSINPLVVLPGALRERRDAIAEGLINSCTLGVGQFCTKPGLVLGLASPEWDAFARSVADRARAITPGVMLHAGIQESFDRSVRELRGVEWLTDAGARVARVSAADFAREPHLAHEIFGPYTLLVTASDRGELLRLLGALDGQLTATLHGTADDLAAAQDLVDVLGRVAGRLLFNGYPTGVEVSPAMHHGGPYPASSDVRFTSVGTAAILRFARPVCYQSCPPALLPLELRDENPLGISRLVDGRATRDLIAPRA, from the coding sequence ATGGAATTCCTTGCCCACGACGCCGCCACCGGGGAAGCGCTCGGCGCCTACCGTGACGCCACCGCCGCCGAGATCGACGCCGCCGCCCGCGCCGCCGCCGCCGCGGCGCCCGCCTTCGCCGGCCTCGCGCCGGAGATGCGCGCCCGGTTCCTGGAGACGGCCGCCGACGAGATCATGGCGCTCGGCGACCCCCTGATCCAGACAGCGCACCGGGAAACCGGGCTGCCCGTCGCCCGCCTCGAAGGCGAACGCGCCCGCACCACCGGCCAGCTGCGCCTCTTCGCCGCCGTCGTGCGCGAGGGCTCCTGGGTCGATGCCCGGATCGATCCCGCGCTGCCCGACCGCAAGCCGCTCCCGCGCCCCGACGTGCGGCGCGTGCTGCGGCCGATCGGTCCGGTCGCCGTCTTCGGCGCGAGCAATTTCCCCCTCGCGTTCTCCGTTGCCGGCGGCGACACCGCCTCTGCCCTCGCCGCGGGCAACCCGGTCGTGGTCAAGGCCCACCCGGCGCACCCTGGTACCTCCGAGCTCGCGGCCTCGGCCCTGCGCTCCGCCGTGCAGAAGGCGGGCCTGCCCGCGGGCGTGTTCGGCATGGTGCACGGCGCCTCGCCCGAGGTCTCGCTCGCGCTGGTGCGCCACGAGGCCATCCAGGCGGTGGGCTTCACCGGATCCAGCCGCGCGGGCCGCGCCCTCTGCGACGCCGCCGCCGCCCGCCCGCGGCCCATCCCCGTCTTCGCCGAGATGAGCAGCATCAACCCGCTGGTCGTGCTGCCCGGCGCGCTGCGCGAGCGCCGCGACGCGATCGCCGAAGGGCTGATCAACTCGTGCACGCTCGGCGTCGGACAGTTCTGCACCAAGCCCGGCCTCGTCCTGGGGCTGGCCTCCCCTGAATGGGACGCGTTTGCGCGATCGGTCGCCGACCGAGCCCGCGCCATCACGCCTGGTGTGATGCTGCACGCCGGTATCCAGGAGTCGTTCGACCGCTCCGTGCGGGAGCTGAGAGGCGTGGAGTGGCTGACCGACGCCGGCGCGCGCGTCGCTCGCGTCTCCGCCGCCGACTTCGCGCGGGAGCCGCACCTCGCGCACGAGATCTTCGGACCGTACACGCTGCTCGTCACCGCTTCGGACCGCGGAGAGTTGCTTCGGCTCCTCGGCGCGCTCGACGGCCAGCTCACCGCCACGCTGCACGGGACCGCCGACGATCTCGCCGCCGCCCAGGACCTCGTCGATGTCCTCGGCCGCGTCGCGGGCCGCCTCCTCTTCAATGGCTACCCGACGGGCGTGGAGGTGTCGCCCGCCATGCACCACGGCGGGCCGTATCCAGCGAGCAGCGACGTGCGCTTCACGTCGGTTGGGACCGCGGCCATCCTCCGCTTCGCGCGCCCCGTTTGCTACCAGTCGTGTCCGCCAGCGCTGCTCCCGCTGGAGCTGCGCGACGAGAATCCGCTCGGCATCTCACGCCTCGTCGACGGCCGCGCCACCCGCGACCTCATCGCACCCCGCGCATGA
- a CDS encoding YjhG/YagF family D-xylonate dehydratase, translating to MSHDPVFESGSEAIYTLRTTAPGPSGRLPLGAEQLRAMSSGELFGWTQNAGMGWDPARLRGKQFLVLSTQGGIRAPDGTPIALGYHTGHWEVGLLMEEAARTFTAGGAIPFAGYVSDPCDGRTNGTVGMLDSLAYRNDAAIVFRRLIRSLPTRRGVLGVATCDKGLPAMLMALAGTPDLPTVIVPGGVTLLAEEAEDTAKVQTLAARYARGEVSLDYAAEMGCRACGSPGGGCQFMGTAATSQVVAEALGLALPHGALSPSGAEIWRDLARRSAHALMALELRGVTTRDIVTDDSVHNAMVLHAAVGGSTNLVLHVPAIAHAAGLRRPTVDDWARINALVPRLVDVLPNGPKHHATVQVFLAGGVPEVMLHLRELGLLRLGARTVSGLPLGENLEWWEHSERRRRLRDKLRQLDGIDPDDVIMSAGKARERGLTSTVTFLRGNLAPEGALVKSTAIAPQVIGPDGVYLHEGPARVFGSEDAAIEAIKTGAVQPGDVMVLIGIGPGIGMPETYQITSALKHVKDGHRIALVTDGRFSGVSTGACIGHVSPEAWAGGPIGRVRDGERIRLRIDTRTLEGTVDVVGVDAGSLAARAPNPALQPDGRVNPDTRLWAALQDASGGSWGGCVYDAERIIGLLGRAIAAERSSSGT from the coding sequence ATGAGCCACGACCCGGTATTCGAGTCCGGCAGCGAGGCGATCTACACCCTGCGCACCACCGCGCCCGGACCGTCGGGGCGCCTCCCGCTCGGGGCCGAGCAGCTGCGCGCCATGTCCAGCGGCGAGCTGTTCGGCTGGACTCAGAACGCCGGGATGGGGTGGGATCCTGCGCGCCTGCGAGGGAAGCAGTTCCTCGTGCTCAGCACGCAGGGGGGGATCCGCGCGCCCGACGGCACGCCGATCGCGCTCGGGTACCACACGGGGCACTGGGAGGTCGGGCTGCTCATGGAGGAGGCAGCCCGCACGTTCACGGCCGGCGGGGCCATCCCGTTCGCCGGCTATGTCAGCGATCCGTGCGACGGGCGGACCAATGGCACCGTCGGCATGCTCGACAGCCTCGCTTACCGCAACGACGCCGCCATCGTCTTTCGACGGCTGATACGCTCGCTGCCCACCCGCCGCGGCGTGCTCGGCGTTGCCACCTGCGACAAGGGCCTGCCGGCCATGTTGATGGCGCTCGCCGGCACCCCCGACCTCCCCACGGTGATCGTGCCGGGAGGCGTCACGCTCCTCGCGGAGGAGGCCGAGGACACCGCCAAGGTCCAGACCCTCGCGGCGCGTTACGCGCGCGGCGAGGTGAGCCTCGATTACGCCGCCGAGATGGGCTGCCGCGCCTGCGGTTCCCCCGGCGGCGGCTGCCAGTTCATGGGCACGGCCGCGACGAGCCAGGTCGTGGCGGAGGCGCTCGGCCTCGCCCTCCCGCACGGCGCGCTCAGCCCGTCGGGCGCCGAGATCTGGCGCGACCTGGCCCGCCGCTCCGCGCACGCGCTTATGGCCCTCGAGCTACGTGGGGTGACCACGCGGGACATCGTCACCGACGACTCGGTCCACAACGCCATGGTGCTGCACGCCGCCGTCGGGGGGTCGACCAACCTGGTGCTCCATGTGCCGGCGATCGCCCATGCGGCCGGGCTTCGGCGCCCCACGGTGGACGACTGGGCGCGCATCAACGCCCTCGTTCCGCGCCTCGTGGACGTGTTGCCCAACGGGCCGAAACACCACGCTACGGTTCAGGTCTTCCTCGCGGGAGGCGTCCCGGAGGTCATGCTCCACCTGCGCGAGCTCGGCCTGCTGCGGCTCGGCGCGCGCACCGTCAGCGGCCTTCCCCTCGGCGAGAACCTCGAGTGGTGGGAGCACAGCGAGCGGCGCCGGCGCCTGCGCGACAAGCTGCGGCAGCTGGACGGCATCGATCCGGACGACGTGATCATGTCCGCCGGGAAGGCACGCGAGCGCGGCCTCACCAGCACGGTGACCTTCTTGCGCGGCAACCTCGCGCCCGAGGGAGCGCTCGTGAAGAGCACCGCGATTGCCCCCCAGGTGATCGGACCGGACGGCGTTTATCTGCACGAAGGGCCTGCGCGCGTGTTCGGCAGCGAGGACGCGGCGATCGAGGCGATCAAGACGGGCGCCGTGCAACCGGGTGACGTCATGGTGCTGATCGGCATCGGCCCCGGTATCGGGATGCCGGAGACGTACCAGATCACCTCTGCCCTCAAGCACGTGAAGGATGGGCACCGTATCGCCCTGGTCACGGACGGTCGTTTCTCCGGCGTCTCCACCGGGGCGTGCATCGGCCACGTCAGCCCGGAGGCGTGGGCGGGTGGACCCATCGGCCGCGTGCGCGACGGCGAGCGCATCCGGCTGCGGATCGACACGCGCACGCTGGAGGGGACGGTGGACGTCGTGGGCGTGGATGCAGGCAGCCTTGCCGCCCGTGCGCCCAATCCAGCCCTTCAACCGGACGGCCGAGTGAACCCGGATACGCGGTTGTGGGCTGCGCTTCAGGATGCCAGCGGCGGCAGCTGGGGTGGTTGCGTCTATGACGCGGAGCGCATCATCGGGCTCCTCGGTCGCGCCATCGCCGCTGAGCGCAGCTCCTCTGGCACATAA
- a CDS encoding sugar ABC transporter substrate-binding protein: MSCALGLWGLSACKDKPDSAPAAGGSASAAAAAGSAGAAAEQAQAQAPSGHGPKIVPGPGYNPECFAPWKQDTKYLQWTARKPPFRLALVNGYVGNAWRIQMVKTAKAFAKDPAIAPLIKEFKVVSTGTDVAAQLGAIEDFINQGFDGIVTLAVSPDGFDRVIRLADKKDVILVPFDNVLDTDKVMQVNEDQLAMGRQWGEFLDKQLGGKGKVLEVRGLQGNSVDRDRHVGFRQVMEAPGKSYTIVEVVGSWDDGKAQKAVADALAVHRQFDALFAQGGSTGAVRALLDAGHKPIPVATEAENGVRKLIAKHHEQGMKGLSLGQSPGLAAIAMKAALEGLQGKVMPQMISVPIPAADHTTLKDGESFFSQLSDNFFTPNEFPPCGVNISGVKIMNESESDVK, from the coding sequence TTGAGCTGTGCGCTCGGGCTCTGGGGTCTCTCTGCCTGCAAGGACAAGCCCGACAGCGCACCGGCCGCAGGAGGCTCCGCCAGCGCCGCGGCCGCAGCAGGCTCCGCCGGCGCCGCGGCCGAGCAGGCGCAGGCGCAGGCGCCGAGCGGGCACGGGCCCAAGATCGTTCCAGGGCCCGGCTATAACCCCGAGTGCTTCGCGCCGTGGAAGCAGGACACCAAGTATCTGCAGTGGACGGCGCGAAAGCCGCCGTTCCGCCTCGCGCTCGTCAACGGCTACGTCGGTAACGCCTGGCGCATCCAGATGGTCAAGACGGCCAAGGCCTTCGCCAAGGACCCGGCCATCGCGCCGCTGATCAAGGAGTTCAAGGTGGTGTCGACCGGCACCGACGTCGCGGCCCAGCTCGGCGCGATCGAGGACTTCATCAACCAGGGCTTCGACGGTATCGTCACGCTCGCCGTCAGCCCCGACGGCTTCGATCGCGTGATCCGGCTCGCCGACAAGAAGGACGTCATCCTGGTTCCGTTCGACAACGTGCTCGACACGGACAAGGTGATGCAGGTCAACGAGGACCAGCTGGCGATGGGGCGCCAGTGGGGCGAGTTCCTCGACAAGCAGCTCGGCGGCAAGGGCAAGGTGCTCGAGGTCCGCGGCCTGCAGGGCAACTCCGTCGATCGCGACCGCCACGTCGGCTTCCGCCAGGTCATGGAAGCGCCGGGGAAGAGCTACACCATCGTGGAGGTGGTGGGCAGCTGGGACGACGGCAAGGCGCAGAAGGCGGTGGCCGACGCGCTGGCCGTGCACCGCCAGTTCGACGCGCTCTTCGCGCAGGGCGGCTCGACGGGCGCCGTCCGCGCCCTGCTCGACGCGGGACACAAGCCGATCCCGGTCGCCACGGAGGCCGAGAACGGCGTGCGCAAGCTGATCGCGAAGCACCACGAACAGGGCATGAAGGGCCTGTCGCTCGGCCAGTCGCCGGGGCTCGCGGCCATCGCGATGAAGGCGGCGCTCGAGGGCCTGCAGGGCAAGGTGATGCCGCAGATGATCTCCGTGCCGATCCCCGCCGCCGATCACACCACGCTGAAGGACGGCGAGAGCTTCTTCTCGCAGCTCTCCGACAACTTCTTCACGCCCAACGAGTTCCCGCCCTGCGGGGTCAACATCTCGGGCGTGAAGATCATGAACGAGTCGGAATCCGACGTGAAGTAG